The following are encoded in a window of Castanea sativa cultivar Marrone di Chiusa Pesio chromosome 5, ASM4071231v1 genomic DNA:
- the LOC142636532 gene encoding IAA-amino acid hydrolase ILR1-like 4 codes for MNFSKWVSLIFILNLFCPTPSFSDSPTSSSNGLTEIPKRFLQFAKRPELFDWMVGIRRKIHENPELGYEEFETSKLIRTELDKMGISYKYPVAVTGVIGFIGTGEPPFVAIRADMDALPMQEMLEWEHKSRIPGKMHACGHDAHVAMLLGAAKILQEHREEIKGTVVLVFQPAEEGGGGAMKLIDEGVLENVNAIFGLHVSSNLAVGEVHSKAGPIGAGNGFFEAVISGKGGHAAIPQHSVDPILAASNVIVSLQHLVSREADPLDPQVVTVAKFQGGGAFNVIPDSVTIGGTFRAFSKESFMQLRYRIEEVIRGQAAVQRCNATVDFFTEAKLFYPPTINHKGLHEHFLNVAGDMIGIHKVKDIKPLMGSEDFAFYQEVIPGYFFLLGMQNVTRGRLESEHSPYYQVNEDAFPYGAALHASLAARYLLEYQPEISFSERKFHDEL; via the exons ATGAATTTCTCCAAGTGGGTATCTTTGATTTTCATTCTTAACTTGTTTTGTCCGACACCCAGTTTCTCAGATTCTCCTACTTCAAGCTCAAATGGGCTCACAGAAATCCCCAAAAGGTTTCTCCAGTTTGCCAAGAGACCAGAACTGTTTGATTGGATGGTGGGAATCAGAAGGAAAATACATGAGAATCCAGAACTGGGTTATGAGGAATTTGAGACTAGTAAGCTTATCAGAACTGAATTGGATAAGATGGGTATTAGTTACAAGTACCCAGTTGCTGTAACTGGTGTTATTGGCTTCATTGGGACTGGTGAACCACCTTTTGTGGCCATAAGGGCTGACATGGATGCCCTTCCTATGCAG GAAATGCTGGAGTGGGAGCACAAGAGTAGAATTCCAGGGAAGATGCATGCTTGCGGACATGATGCTCATGTAGCAATGCTTCTTGGAGCTGCGAAGATACTTCAAGAGCACCGTGAAGAGATAAAG GGAACAGTTGTACTTGTTTTCCAACCAGCTGAGGAAGGTGGTGGAGGGGCTATGAAGTTGATAGATGAGGGGGTGTTAGAGAATGTAAATGCTATCTTTGGCTTGCACGTTTCATCTAACTTAGCAGTGGGTGAAGTGCACTCCAAAGCTGGTCCCATAGGGGCTGGGAACGGTTTCTTTGAAGCTGTCATAAGTGGTAAAGGAGGTCATGCGGCCATTCCTCAGCACTCTGTGGACCCAATATTGGCTGCCTCTAATGTGATTGTTAGCTTACAACATCTTGTTTCACGTGAAGCTGATCCTCTGGACCCACAG GTAGTTACGGTTGCGAAATTCCAAGGAGGTGGCGCATTCAATGTTATTCCAGATTCTGTAACAATTGGCGGCACTTTTCGTGCATTTTCTAAGGAAAGTTTTATGCAACTCCGATATCGCATTGAGGAG GTTATCAGAGGGCAGGCCGCTGTGCAGAGGTGCAATGCAACAGTGGATTTTTTCACAGAAGCAAAACTATTCTACCCTCCAACCATAAACCACAAAGGCTTGCATGAGCACTTCCTAAATGTTGCTGGGGATATGATTGGCATTCATAAAGTGAAGGATATTAAACCGTTGATGGGATCTGAAGATTTTGCATTTTACCAAGAGGTCATACCTGGATACTTCTTCTTACTTGGAATGCAGAATGTGACACGTGGACGGCTAGAATCAGAGCATTCACCATACTATCAAGTCAATGAAGATGCATTCCCTTATGGTGCTGCACTACATGCATCATTGGCTGCTAGGTATCTGCTCGAATATCAACCAGAAATTTCCTTTTCAGAAAGAAAATTTCACGATGAGTTGTAA